The genomic stretch tatagtaataacagcagtCATAAGACTTATCTCATACCTCTTCCAGCACATCGAGACTGGCCGGTGTCTCCGCGCCACCATCTGGGGTGCTTGGCGCTGTGTCCTCCGCAGTAGTATCAGTTTCCAGATCTAGAGACAACATCCTGCGGCAGGTGTAACATTGCAGTCAAATATTTTATCTGCAATACGCCGCCTTTCTTAATGAAACACAATTTAGGACGTTGTTTTGACCGACTGTGAGCTGTGTTTGGGATAGACGCCAGGAACGCCGGGGATCCCGCTCTGGGTGTTCCCATTCAGGCAGACTGGGGGGGCGGAGACCGCGGGGAGACTGCGGAggacagaggaaaaaaagagaacTGCTCTCCAAAGTCTCATGGATGGAGACCGAAGACTGTTCTTTGGTTTATGTGTACTGAACTCACCGGACTGCACGAGATCTGATCGATACTTCAACATAATTAGAGAAAAGCTGTTGcttttttttgctcttttttgCCATGTTTGTCACAAATAGTGTCTGTGAAGATATATTCAACACATAGAACTTTAATGTAACTCATTTTAAACTTACTAATTTTATATTAAGCATTTTATACGGTAGAAAGAAACTTTTAAATTAATTCCCTGCTAATGTATGACGTTCACTGATGATGAACAtatgtacataaatataaataaactgcCAAAGTGAACAGTCTGGAAAGGCAGTGATACACAGACATGGATTTTAGGACATTATGTCTGTCATAGCTTCTCTTAAGACATTATTGCTCAAATATAATTTCTATTATCCTTCATGCCAATGCCAGACACTCAACCCCAGCCTCTTATAGCTTTTTGCctgatatatttattaaattatgtgttttttaaataaatataatataatataatataatataatataatataatataataatcaatGATAGTAATGAAAGGGAAATAAATCATACAATTTcagtaatgtaaataaaaacaataataagaaTATACACAAAAAATAAGACAATccattattttatgttatattatatatttatattatttaataacgATGCtatcttttatttaaataaaaaaatcttaaaccGAAAaggcttttattttgtagtggTTAACCCGGAAACTGAGGCACGTTTGTAAACTCTACATGTGTTTAGTGTACATATTCAGCCAGAGGATCGTGGCATGAACGATCTTCCTGGATTCCCAATAAAGAAACATTTGCGTCATTGCTGTGCTGATCACGGACTAACTATTATTATAAAGATATTAGAAGCTCGCTGGATATGTGTTGATTATCCACTGCTAGccaataacaaaacattaagaCTGTAAGTCAGTGAAGTACAAGATGCAGATTTAAGGGGTAAATGTTGAGTCGGTATTATTCCTGACACTCTTCTCTGAAACATTAGACGCCCTTGTGTTATTTCAGGAGTTTGGGATGTTGCGGCGTCCCAAGCCCACAGACAGTGAGGCGGATCTGCTCCGGGAGCAGCAAGAACTTCTGGCGGCGGGCGGCCAGTCCACTGTCACTGTAGTGAAGCGCCCTGACAAACGCAGAGGAGATGCTGCAGCTGCTGATGCACATGAGCAGGAAAAGCAGAGAGATGTTGTTACTATTGAAGGTAAGTTAGGAAGATCTGAGCTTTCTGTAAATTACTGAATCACATGTTTTAACATCATACACAGATTTAATAATGAGTTTCATTAGACCTGCATTCATGTTTTGTAGAAAATAAACTAGCCTTGGACTGAAATTAATGTATCTGACTGCACCTTCAGATCTTCCAGATGAGATTCCCACCTTGACCCCCGCAAAGAAGTCACGCTTTAAACAGGAGCGGGTGCGTTTTGAAGATGAGGACCCAGAAGAGCGACTGGACAGGCATGATACTCATATCAGTGCTGTTCTCTCCAGGATCATTGTGAGTTATATTTATTACAGTATGTCTGGTGTTTAATTGAATGATAAGATTATGCCATGCCTATTGTTTATGTCTTCCTCCCAATAGGAGAGGGACACGAGTGCAGTACCTGTGTCGCTCCCGTGTATCACAGGCACTGCTTTCCCCAAAGTCTTACGTAGATCTGTAGTGGAAAATGAGGTGAGAAAACATTATACATACAAAATATCCTTTCTTTAGATCTATTGTCTGAcgtttctgcattttttttttactgcactTAGGGGCAGGAAAAAGCTCCTAGAGGAAGAAAAAGTATTTTCGCACGTCAAATTGCAGCACAGAGGTCTTTAAATGGTTCAGATACTAGAGATAAGTCTTCTGCATCTAGACATGTGGGCTGCTCACCACTGGAGAGCATGGAGACTGAGCGACCTGAATCAGATGTTATGGGTGAGTGAGTGCTATCACATTCCACAaagttttttagtttttcatgGCTAACTAAAGCATGACATATTTTCTGTGTGTGGTTCTGTTACAGACCGTGTTGGTGGCCCCTTGCTACTTTCAGGTCAAGGACTTGGGATTGCAAATAGTGCCATGGAGACAATGAAAATCCATGAGGAGAATCAGGCAAGGTTGCAGGCGATGTCCAAGAGTGAGATACTTGAGGAACAGAGGAAGCTTCTGGCACAGCTTGGTGAGCTCAATACCTTCAAAGTGTTGCATTCAGCAGGATCAACCATTCACATCTGTTatatctgtttttctttgtaagaaaaaaatactatatacaaatatatatttgttagtTTATGGGAATATATTATTTGcttccttaaaggtgcaatatgtaagaattttgcagtaaaacatccaaaaaccactaggccagtgttatatattttgttcacttgagtacttacaatatcccaaatgtttccaactatttgtaaatcgtgagaaaattgcaattttaacgaAGGCTCCGGGATGTGtaaggagtcgcctgtcaattacgtcttacccgcgttaccctcggtttctggttttattttatagaaaccatggaaacaccaaagacgctttaatatttacatgttttaataggcaagggaacatctgttttgatatatttatagacagaaaactaattattgttatatagctcaacacgtttagtcttattgttaaaatctaattttccagattttttgcgagtaccatactttaccatgcctcagagaaaaacactattttgtcaaatagctaacatagcataatcagatgcagctttatttttagtaacagtaatacagcattttctccatcatacaatatgttttaaaattaattgcatgccatttatcaacacaagccatccagcatttaatatattctaaaatcgatctatcttactgcagtgtgcaacagtgtctcacagcagccgctgagcgaacgcacagagtaacgttataacatcgtTTTcagcacactcaaatgtatctaatatgataaacagagctgtgttacctcataatCATGACTGGAAAAGTAGAAGCGGCATCGGCGACTgtttcataataaaagttccgctgctcgtgaggcgtgtgttgcgcaatcgctccagcgacctcgttcagctcccacaacactcgctcctgctctgcttcatactatagtaatgttaataatcgtatccatgaacatgagttcttcccgagtcctattcCAATTcatttgcaccgtccgttgaggtgaagaccacatgtcccaagattccgctccaaaacttggcatcatcaagctacgcctttgttttgaataggcctctagcgacctctagcggacagaaaatattacatattgcacctttaacaggCTAGCCTTCTCAATTATCATTATAATTTGCATGAAAATGCTTTTTACTTGCAAACCCATTCTTGCAtagtaatttaataaattatgtataataAAGGTTTAGggtcagcattttttttaaggaaagtaATACTTTTATCATGCATCAAATTGATCGATTGTGACATTTactatgttataaaagatttatatctaaaataaatgctgttctctgTTCATCATAGAATCCTGAAAAGAAATgtatcatgatttccacaaaaatactaagcagcacaactgttttcaacattgatattaagAAATGATTAATGATTCTTGAGTggtaaatcagcatatcagaatgatttctgaaggatcatgtgacgctgaagactagatataatgatgctgaaaatttagctttgccatcatcaaacaaattgattacattttaagatataaaaatatttaaaatataaaataacatttttgattgaaaactgcagccttggtgaccaaaagagacttatttcaaaaacatttaagaaaTCATACTAACCCCATACGTTTGAAAATGTCTCATATTTTAGTTACGGGGCTGCaaatttcatataaaataaatatttaataaaagacACCCATAGTTTGACCTCATAAGGTTGATTAGtgctttttatttcatttaatcacCTTTTTCACTGACcattttcttaattttgttttgttgattttattcatttaatttatttaagagTTTTAGACCTCACATTGTTGCATTATGTCAGACCCCAGATTAGTGGACTTTGTGAGATCTCGGAAGGCACAGAGAACACCAGGATCCGAGTCATCATCCAGTCCTGTGCAACGTCTGCCTAATAGCACTTCTACAGAGTTAGACCACACAATAAAAGCACAGGAATCTCAAAGGGATACCATGGAGGATGATGAGGAAGAAGATGAGAATCAGCTTGTAGTTCAACCTCCGATTACAGGTAAGTGATTTCAGAGCTTGTTTAGCAGCAGCAGATCATATAATATACTACTGTGTTGCGATGAAATGTTGTAAAGACACAGAAAACCTACATATTTGTGGTTTATTTGACACATGCTACTCATTACAGTAttgttttagtctttttttgtatttgtattttgaatttGTACTGGTTTGCATGCATACAGCAGTGGAAAGTAAAGCTAATGTCCTGGACGAGGTCTTATCAATCTTGTCAGCACAAGTGCAGCTGGATGCTTTCCAGTTTTTTATTCACCCTGGGCTTGGAACTGGCCACACAGATTTCGGACTGTACACTTTGCAGATCTGTCCAGCTAAGCTGTGAGCCCAGCATGCTAAGGCAAATGCATCAATTTCAATTAGTCTGATTAGATCAGAGTTAGCTAGAGCAAGCACCAATTTGTTTTAAGGTAATAGAGATAAGAGGAACTCATTGACATTTATGGATGAAGCACATCAGGGGTTACCGTTCAGAGGACAGTTCTTCCGTAGTTGCACTGCCGTCAGCATGTGGTACTGTCAATATGCATGCGAATTggctgtttaaagggttagtacacccaaaaatgaaaattctgtcattaattattcacccttatgtcgttccacacccgtaagtccttcgttcatcttcggaaaacacaaattaagatatttttggtgaaatacgagaggtatatgacttttaaccaccactttcaaggtccagaaaggtactaaagacatcattaaaacaggtGATGTGA from Megalobrama amblycephala isolate DHTTF-2021 linkage group LG5, ASM1881202v1, whole genome shotgun sequence encodes the following:
- the LOC125268872 gene encoding RNA polymerase II-associated protein 1-like, with the protein product MLRRPKPTDSEADLLREQQELLAAGGQSTVTVVKRPDKRRGDAAAADAHEQEKQRDVVTIEDLPDEIPTLTPAKKSRFKQERVRFEDEDPEERLDRHDTHISAVLSRIIERDTSAVPVSLPCITGTAFPKVLRRSVVENEGQEKAPRGRKSIFARQIAAQRSLNGSDTRDKSSASRHVGCSPLESMETERPESDVMDRVGGPLLLSGQGLGIANSAMETMKIHEENQARLQAMSKSEILEEQRKLLAQLDPRLVDFVRSRKAQRTPGSESSSSPVQRLPNSTSTELDHTIKAQESQRDTMEDDEEEDENQLVVQPPITGK